One part of the Methanomethylovorans hollandica DSM 15978 genome encodes these proteins:
- the tnpB gene encoding IS200/IS605 family element RNA-guided endonuclease TnpB produces the protein MLKAFKFRLYPTPTQAVQLNQHIGSCRFVYNWALDQKIKTYEQTGKSVSRFDLNKMIPALKASNEWLGEVNSQSLQGMTKQVESAFTRFFREKNGFPRFKSKKNPIQSFPVPQHYTVNFENSTVKLPKIGEIKAVLHRMFEGELKTATVSRSCKGHYYISVLTEDGKDLPVKQAFSDSTTIGIDVGIKDFAVLSTSEKIENPKYLKNSLKRLKVLQKRVSNKQKGSNNRTKAKQRLAALHDKIANQRNDFQNKLSFKLVSENQAIALETLNVNGMVKNHNLAQSISDSAWGSFVTKIEYKAEWLGKTVLRIGQFEPSSKLCSVCGYHNKELQLKDREWQCPECTTTHDRDINAAINIKKFALIDQNLIGL, from the coding sequence ATGTTAAAAGCGTTCAAGTTTAGACTCTATCCTACTCCCACTCAAGCTGTGCAATTGAATCAGCACATAGGTAGCTGTAGGTTTGTCTACAATTGGGCGTTAGACCAGAAGATTAAAACATACGAACAGACGGGAAAATCAGTTTCCAGATTCGACTTAAACAAAATGATTCCTGCTTTGAAGGCTTCTAATGAATGGTTGGGAGAGGTCAATTCTCAATCATTGCAGGGAATGACCAAACAGGTTGAATCTGCATTCACTAGGTTCTTTAGAGAAAAGAACGGTTTTCCCAGATTTAAATCAAAGAAGAATCCAATACAATCTTTTCCAGTCCCACAGCACTACACTGTGAACTTTGAGAACAGTACTGTGAAACTGCCAAAGATTGGAGAAATCAAAGCAGTACTTCACCGAATGTTTGAAGGTGAACTTAAAACAGCTACAGTATCACGGTCTTGTAAAGGACATTACTACATCAGCGTTCTTACCGAGGATGGAAAAGATCTCCCAGTAAAGCAAGCGTTCTCAGATTCCACTACGATTGGAATAGATGTTGGTATCAAGGATTTTGCTGTACTATCTACCAGTGAAAAGATTGAGAATCCAAAATATCTAAAGAACTCTCTAAAGAGGCTCAAAGTACTCCAGAAGAGAGTATCAAATAAGCAGAAGGGTTCCAACAATAGAACAAAGGCTAAACAGAGACTTGCAGCACTCCATGACAAAATCGCAAATCAGAGAAATGATTTCCAGAACAAACTATCTTTTAAACTTGTTAGCGAAAACCAAGCAATAGCACTGGAAACTCTGAATGTTAATGGCATGGTAAAGAACCATAACTTAGCACAATCTATCAGTGATTCAGCGTGGGGGAGCTTTGTGACAAAAATAGAGTACAAGGCTGAATGGTTAGGGAAAACTGTACTGAGAATAGGACAGTTTGAACCATCTTCAAAGCTATGTAGTGTCTGCGGATACCATAACAAAGAACTTCAATTGAAAGATAGAGAATGGCAATGTCCAGAATGTACTACAACTCATGACAGGGACATCAACGCTGCTATCAATATCAAGAAATTCGCTCTCATCGACCAGAATCTAATAGGTCTTTGA
- a CDS encoding archaea-specific SMC-related protein: MDFENTKVVVENIGGLKHIEADIIPGLNVIEQPNASGKTSFLRAFSLLLTPSGNNKDLEYILRSMSTEGFISVTDHNGNQIKKTISRNKNTITVAGDDLVTPEISLLVKRFAICGHDNEILSAVRLGQNLKSLIGTDNNIIERLKAEIRYKESNLTALTEDLNKDANAPHQKISTEKKRDALLKELSQLEEKYAALKKQHDSMASVGKETATKEKLNAKSTELQQIEFKINDSKKMIKNKNELIEKLSKEIQSLRRSIEQLGEVDKREIDKIKKEMQNIDYKIQKTISQQSTLDMTIQATKNVVRELEESPQTNTILDSLSDDSHVSCPVCGQDAGIRIIKKHIDELMEKRAKTQTTISKLESDKAVLSKKQDILIQKGSEITTAISVIKSKEATINNENGNISLISQAIEKLEDSKEKLNAEIKELSKSINDKVVNITIEIAKIKESIGQKKTAIENFNNEIKSYDAVIRGIDNKRLSVAEMKKDVENTKAELHKIELRIQEQFNQIIPEVYSILGFSSNISRISLEQNYDLMVSRKTDKDSIYRDMDSIKTLSKSELEVIGLAVMISGYIVNNLKEYFPYILLDELTFLDNKRLKALMDYMEKIAVSIILTKLPPETEKIGQRRIDIASDALT, translated from the coding sequence ATGGATTTTGAAAACACAAAAGTCGTTGTTGAAAATATTGGCGGATTAAAACATATTGAAGCAGACATTATACCAGGACTAAATGTAATCGAACAGCCAAATGCATCTGGAAAGACATCATTCCTCAGAGCCTTTTCCCTTTTACTCACCCCATCTGGAAACAACAAAGATCTAGAATATATTCTTAGATCAATGTCTACAGAAGGATTCATATCAGTCACTGATCATAACGGCAATCAAATTAAAAAGACCATTAGCAGAAACAAGAACACAATTACAGTCGCTGGTGATGATCTAGTCACTCCTGAAATATCATTGCTTGTAAAAAGATTTGCAATTTGTGGACACGACAATGAAATATTATCAGCTGTAAGATTGGGACAGAACCTGAAATCCTTAATCGGAACTGACAATAACATTATTGAGAGATTAAAAGCTGAAATCCGGTATAAAGAAAGTAACTTAACAGCTCTCACAGAAGACCTAAACAAAGATGCAAATGCTCCACACCAAAAGATATCGACTGAAAAGAAAAGAGATGCTTTGCTAAAAGAACTATCTCAACTTGAAGAGAAGTATGCTGCTCTGAAAAAACAACATGATTCTATGGCTAGTGTTGGTAAAGAAACTGCTACTAAAGAAAAACTTAATGCAAAATCTACAGAACTGCAGCAAATTGAATTCAAAATAAACGATAGCAAAAAGATGATCAAAAACAAGAACGAACTTATAGAGAAGCTATCAAAGGAGATACAGTCACTTCGTAGAAGCATAGAACAGCTTGGGGAAGTTGATAAACGGGAAATAGACAAAATAAAAAAAGAAATGCAAAATATTGATTACAAAATTCAAAAGACCATATCTCAACAATCTACGCTTGATATGACAATACAAGCAACTAAGAATGTTGTCAGAGAACTTGAAGAAAGTCCTCAGACAAATACAATACTTGATTCTTTATCAGATGATAGCCATGTGTCCTGTCCGGTTTGCGGTCAAGATGCTGGAATTAGGATAATAAAAAAACATATTGATGAACTAATGGAAAAGAGAGCAAAAACACAAACAACGATATCAAAACTCGAAAGTGATAAGGCCGTTCTTTCAAAGAAACAAGATATACTAATCCAAAAAGGGTCAGAGATAACCACTGCAATTTCAGTAATTAAATCAAAGGAAGCTACAATTAACAACGAAAATGGTAATATCAGCTTAATAAGCCAAGCTATCGAAAAGTTAGAAGATAGCAAAGAAAAACTTAACGCTGAGATAAAAGAGCTATCCAAGAGTATTAACGATAAAGTTGTCAACATTACTATAGAAATTGCCAAGATAAAAGAATCAATCGGGCAAAAGAAAACAGCTATTGAGAACTTTAATAATGAAATCAAATCATACGACGCAGTAATCCGTGGAATTGATAATAAAAGGTTATCAGTGGCGGAAATGAAAAAAGATGTAGAAAACACAAAGGCTGAGCTGCATAAGATCGAACTGAGGATACAGGAACAATTTAACCAGATAATACCGGAAGTATATAGTATCCTTGGATTTAGCAGCAACATTAGCCGCATATCACTTGAACAAAATTACGACTTAATGGTTTCAAGAAAAACAGATAAAGACAGCATATATCGTGATATGGATTCTATTAAAACTTTGAGTAAATCAGAACTTGAAGTAATTGGATTAGCAGTAATGATCAGTGGATATATAGTAAATAATCTCAAAGAATACTTCCCATATATTTTACTTGACGAACTTACTTTCCTAGATAATAAGAGACTGAAAGCTCTCATGGATTATATGGAGAAGATTGCAGTTTCGATTATACTGACAAAACTCCCACCAGAAACTGAAAAAATAGGTCAGAGGCGGATAGATATAGCTTCAGATGCACTCACTTAA
- a CDS encoding site-2 protease family protein, with amino-acid sequence MYGLAVIVLKKKHVIEKYNMSWFGPFIMLRTTKGLFVFDKLAKPKKAWKALGNLGTILLFLGMIGIVYFMFISVKGFLTTIDINGMPEPDKFIAPRNIFLIPGVNEFLPAIWGWIAFVLSVGLHELGHAVMSRVEKVKVNSMGILLAIFPVGGFAEPDNEEIIKVEKKSRVRILVAGVTMNFLLAFVCFSLLFGPVLGAIEPVGETIITGIDENGPAISAGIQNDTIIVGVNGNDVNTIRDFVKYTDRTKPGDTITITGIKDGVQKEYTISTKSTYPDVFKGVEIQAIVTDSPAEKAGLVYGMFITSIDNIKIENPGQFIDFMDTTTPGQTVLVTAVYPENNTVISKTCTLVEKKDESDQNLENGYIGIYYNFLSGTSSTHLMGLNVSTFQAGSYISTLKSIPSMLTTKYGWFLLLALPIYGIDGEGFSGFSGAFQQFFHVTSWAEPFGVLVFWLANALLWTGWLSFYVGLFNCLPAKPLDGGHVAEEYVQFICTRITKDSIKSEIIARKVLFVLSTLFIGTMLFMVAGPYMVHGF; translated from the coding sequence ATGTATGGATTAGCAGTTATTGTACTTAAAAAAAAACATGTTATTGAAAAGTACAATATGTCATGGTTTGGACCATTCATAATGCTAAGAACAACAAAAGGCCTGTTTGTCTTTGATAAATTAGCAAAGCCAAAAAAAGCATGGAAAGCTCTGGGAAACTTGGGGACAATTCTGCTCTTTCTGGGAATGATAGGAATCGTATATTTTATGTTTATTTCCGTAAAGGGTTTCCTCACTACAATTGATATTAATGGAATGCCAGAGCCGGATAAGTTCATTGCGCCCAGAAACATATTCCTGATACCTGGAGTAAATGAATTCCTTCCTGCGATCTGGGGTTGGATCGCATTCGTACTTTCAGTTGGTCTGCATGAACTTGGCCATGCAGTAATGTCAAGAGTTGAAAAAGTTAAAGTTAACTCAATGGGAATCCTTCTTGCAATATTCCCTGTCGGTGGTTTCGCAGAGCCGGATAATGAGGAGATTATAAAAGTAGAGAAAAAATCAAGGGTAAGAATACTTGTTGCTGGTGTAACAATGAATTTCTTACTAGCTTTTGTATGCTTCTCCCTTTTATTTGGACCTGTACTTGGAGCAATAGAACCAGTTGGTGAGACTATCATTACTGGTATCGATGAAAATGGACCAGCCATATCAGCTGGAATTCAGAATGACACGATCATTGTTGGAGTAAATGGGAACGATGTTAATACTATCCGTGATTTTGTAAAGTATACGGATAGAACAAAACCGGGAGATACCATTACAATAACCGGTATCAAAGACGGAGTACAAAAAGAATATACGATATCGACAAAAAGTACGTATCCTGATGTCTTTAAGGGAGTCGAGATACAAGCAATAGTAACGGATTCACCTGCAGAGAAAGCAGGACTTGTTTATGGAATGTTCATTACATCCATAGACAATATCAAGATCGAAAACCCTGGACAATTCATTGATTTCATGGATACAACAACGCCTGGACAGACTGTACTTGTAACTGCTGTATATCCTGAAAACAACACAGTTATATCAAAAACATGTACTCTTGTAGAAAAAAAAGATGAATCAGATCAAAACTTAGAAAATGGTTACATTGGAATTTACTACAACTTCTTGAGTGGAACAAGCAGTACTCACCTGATGGGATTAAATGTTAGCACTTTTCAGGCAGGATCTTATATTTCTACTCTGAAAAGCATTCCATCAATGCTGACAACTAAATACGGATGGTTCTTGTTGTTAGCACTTCCAATATACGGTATTGATGGAGAGGGATTCAGTGGATTCAGTGGAGCTTTCCAGCAGTTCTTCCATGTAACATCCTGGGCTGAACCTTTTGGAGTACTTGTTTTCTGGTTAGCAAATGCTCTTCTTTGGACTGGATGGTTATCCTTCTACGTTGGCCTGTTCAACTGCCTACCGGCAAAGCCTCTGGATGGAGGACATGTTGCTGAAGAATATGTTCAATTTATATGTACCAGAATAACAAAGGACTCTATAAAATCAGAAATTATAGCCAGAAAAGTGCTGTTTGTTTTATCAACCCTTTTTATAGGAACCATGTTGTTTATGGTTGCAGGACCATACATGGTACATGGTTTTTGA
- a CDS encoding DUF1699 family protein, translating into MRIRVISSTDEFESLKQTENIIHLAFRPSNTDIFSIVTKCPQLKAIQIPPSYKKTISKTTITFLEMQGIKLLEGDVWGHRKDLNEYSEVSPNIYDRINELRQKGMSDSDIAEKMSRETRLNSDFVSFLLTYNN; encoded by the coding sequence ATGAGAATTAGAGTAATTAGTTCAACGGATGAATTTGAATCACTTAAACAAACTGAAAACATCATACACCTTGCATTCAGGCCATCGAATACTGATATCTTTTCTATAGTAACGAAATGTCCCCAGCTAAAAGCAATTCAGATCCCTCCCTCCTATAAGAAAACGATATCAAAAACTACTATAACTTTCCTTGAAATGCAGGGTATCAAACTGCTTGAAGGGGATGTATGGGGACACCGTAAGGACCTCAACGAGTATTCCGAAGTATCTCCTAATATATATGATCGAATAAATGAACTTCGTCAAAAAGGGATGAGTGATTCTGATATAGCCGAAAAGATGTCAAGAGAGACTAGGCTAAATTCAGATTTTGTTTCTTTCTTACTGACCTACAACAATTAA
- a CDS encoding RNA-guided endonuclease TnpB family protein, which yields MKKGNVYRIYPDKEQKTLLEQHFGATRFIYNRSLSIKNLMYDKFRINVTEIDLNNNLSSLKETFPWLKDINSQSLQQANRNLLTGFKNFFDGNGSFPTRKKKKDNHFSFQVPQNYQINLTASLIYLPKIGWMKIVIHRDFLSKEFIENNLVLKEVNGEKILDQKLNKEFRILKTLTVSRTLAGRYHVSILVEDNEPYPEPESFTEETTVGIDVGIKLFAVLSTGEVIENPKFLKRSLKKLVKLQRSVSRKQKGSKNRKKTVAKLAKHHQLIANQRNDYQHKVSMKIISENQAVCLEDLNVKGLVRNHCLAQSISDVGWSEFIRKLIYKAEWYGKTILRIGRFEASSKSCNVCGYKKDNLTLDIREWECPSCKTLHDRDLNASINIKKIALNNLNTAGTAGRAYGLTGISQRYEVGSHPF from the coding sequence ATGAAGAAAGGTAATGTATATCGAATCTATCCTGACAAGGAACAAAAAACTTTGTTAGAGCAGCATTTTGGTGCTACCCGATTCATCTACAACCGTTCTCTTTCGATCAAGAATCTGATGTATGACAAATTCCGGATCAATGTGACAGAAATCGACCTGAATAATAACTTAAGTTCTCTCAAGGAAACATTTCCCTGGTTGAAAGATATCAATTCTCAATCGTTACAACAGGCAAACCGAAATCTATTGACTGGATTTAAGAACTTCTTTGATGGAAACGGCTCTTTTCCGACCAGAAAAAAGAAGAAAGACAATCATTTCTCATTTCAGGTTCCTCAAAATTACCAGATTAATCTTACAGCTTCCCTGATATACCTTCCTAAAATAGGATGGATGAAAATAGTTATTCACAGAGATTTTCTAAGCAAGGAATTCATTGAAAATAATCTCGTCCTAAAAGAAGTCAATGGAGAAAAGATCCTTGACCAGAAATTGAATAAAGAGTTTAGGATTCTAAAGACGTTAACTGTTTCAAGGACATTAGCTGGAAGGTATCATGTAAGTATTCTGGTCGAGGATAATGAACCCTATCCTGAACCTGAATCTTTTACGGAGGAAACAACAGTTGGAATTGATGTCGGAATCAAGTTATTTGCTGTTCTGTCAACGGGAGAGGTCATTGAAAACCCTAAGTTCCTGAAAAGGTCATTGAAGAAACTCGTCAAATTACAAAGGAGTGTATCCAGAAAACAAAAAGGTTCAAAGAACAGGAAGAAAACTGTCGCTAAACTAGCAAAACATCATCAGTTAATAGCTAACCAGAGAAACGATTATCAGCATAAGGTTTCCATGAAGATAATTAGCGAAAACCAAGCTGTCTGTTTGGAAGATCTTAATGTAAAAGGATTGGTTAGGAATCATTGTCTTGCTCAGAGCATCAGTGATGTTGGATGGTCTGAGTTCATTCGGAAGCTTATCTACAAGGCAGAATGGTATGGTAAGACCATTCTAAGAATTGGTAGATTTGAAGCATCATCAAAGTCCTGTAATGTTTGTGGATACAAGAAGGATAATCTTACTCTTGATATAAGAGAATGGGAATGTCCTTCATGTAAGACTCTTCATGACAGAGATCTTAATGCATCTATCAACATCAAGAAAATCGCACTTAATAACTTAAACACCGCAGGAACTGCGGGAAGGGCCTATGGACTTACTGGCATAAGTCAGAGGTATGAAGTAGGAAGCCACCCTTTTTAA
- a CDS encoding DUF3006 domain-containing protein, with protein MFKATLDRIEDQNAVLLVREDESKMLFVPLSLLPSGIGEGDILEIEIRQDILGTEQARERVVSLLDRLKNKKH; from the coding sequence ATGTTCAAAGCAACTTTGGATAGAATAGAGGATCAAAATGCTGTATTGCTTGTCAGAGAAGATGAAAGTAAAATGTTATTTGTTCCTCTTTCTCTTTTACCTTCTGGTATTGGGGAAGGCGATATTTTGGAGATAGAAATTCGACAGGATATTTTGGGAACAGAACAGGCAAGAGAAAGAGTAGTGTCTTTGCTTGATAGGCTCAAAAATAAAAAACATTAA